The sequence AGTCATGAATTGACCATATTGTCACAATCACAAAACTCTTTACTCGTGAATTAACGGTAAAACAATAGCGATAGcgatatatatatgtttatggctatttttattttcataataagCTAATATTTCCTTCTTCCCACCTCACTTgacctaatttttttttgcacgattattaaggagagtaagATTGTAGTGCAAAGTATGTGAGTGAAAATTATtactcaaaaaggaaatatgcCAAATTGAATGAGACGGCCCGATAAGAAAATTATACCAAGTGAAGTGGGACGGAAGTAGATATTTTGATACATCAAGTCTTAAATTAGTTTTTGAGGAAAAGGGTTTAGGTGGAGACTTACCCATGTGACAAGATTTTGGTGGTCGGGAATCCTTCTGTTATCAATTGCTCTCTTCCCTGTAATTAATTCCAAAAGAACAACGCCGAAGCTATACACATCTGATTTGACAGTGAGTTGGCCTGTGCGTTGATACTCGGGAGCACAGTATCCGTATGTTCCCATAACCCTTGTCGATACATGAGACTTTTCTCCAATAGGTCCAAGCTTGGCCAGCCCGAAATCCGAAAGTTTTGCATTGTAGTCCTTGTCTAGCAAGATGTTTGACGATTTCAAGTCACGATAGATCACCGGAGGGTTCGCCTTATCGTGCAAATACTCAAGACCTTTGGCCGCATGCAACGCGATCTTCATCCTCGTGAACCAAGGCAGTGGAGACCGATTACGCGGCAAATCTGCACCCATACATCAAATTTTTAACTCACTTTCACTTCTAAATACTCTAATTTtcactcaattttgattttgtacATAAACTAAAACTACTTCCAATGTCAGTCGAAATGACGTAGATATTCAACTCCATCATTTAGTAGCCATACAGACATTTCAAGCATTCGTGTCAGTATTAATTTGAGAGCAATTGACAACCGTGTAAAAAAGTAGAATAGTTGAAAGTTTGTATATTTGAAGTCTAATGCATACCAAGTAGATGGTCTTCAAGAGATCCCAACTGCATATATTCATAGACGAGAAGTCTCTGCTCGCCGTCGGCGCAATAGCCGATTAGGTTTACGAGATTCTGGTGGTGTAGAAGGCTCAACATCAAAACCTCTACAAGAAACTCTCGGTTCCCTTGCAATCCGTTGCGATCAAGCTGCTTAACTGCTACCAGCTGAAGTCAAAGCAATCACTTCACTTACATATCAACTCAAATATTtgctattaatttttttttcacaaaNNNNNNNNNNNNNNNNNNNNNNNNNNNNNNNNNNNNNNNNNNNNNNNNNNNNNNNNNNNNNNNNNNNNNNNNNNNNNNNNNNNNNNNNNNNNNNNNNNNNNNNNNNNNNNNNNNNNNNNNNNNNNNNNNNNNNNNNNNNNNNNNNNNNNNNNNNNNNNNNNNNNNNNNNNNNNNNNNNNNNNNNNNNNNNNNNNNNNNNNNNNNNNNNNNNNNNNNNNNNNNNNNNNNNNNNNNNNNNNNNNNNNNNNNNNNNNNNNNNNNNNNNNNNNNNNNNNNNNNNNNNNNNNNNNNNNNNNNNNNNNNNNNNNNNNNNNNNNNNNNNNNNNNNNNNNNNNNNNNNNNNNNNNNNNNNNNNNNNNNNNNNNNNNNNNNNNNNNNNNNNNNNNNNNNNNNNNNNNNNNNNNNNNNNNNNNNNNNNNNNNNNNNNNNNNNNNNNNNNNNNNNNNNNNNNNNNNNNNNNNNNNNNNNNNNNNNNNNNNNNNNNNNNNNNNNNNNNNNNNNNNNNNNNNNNNNNNNNNNNNNNNNNNNNNNNNNNNNNNNNNNNNNNNNNNNNNNNNNNNNNNNNNNNNNNNNNNNNNNNNNNNNNNNNNNNNNNNNNNNNNNNNNNNNNNNNNNNNNNNNNNNNNNNNNNNNNNNNNNNNNNNNNNNNNNNNNNNNNNNNNNNNNNNNNNNNNNNNNNNNNNNNNNNNNNNNNNNNNNNNNNNNNNNNNNNNNNNNNNNNNNNNNNNNNNNNNNNNNNNNNNNNNNNNNNNNNNNNNNNNNNNNNNNNNNNNNNNNNNNNNNNNNNNNNNNNNNNNNNNNNNNNNNNNNNNNNNNNNNNNNNNNNNNNNNNNNNNNNNNNNNNNNNNNNNNNNNNNNNNNNNNNNNNNNNNNNNNNNNNNNNNNNNNNNNNNNNNNNNNNNNNNNNNNNNNNNNNNNNNNNNNNNNNNNNNNNNNNNNNNNNNNNNNNNNNNNNNNNNNNNNNNNNNNNNNNNNNNNNNNNNNNNNNNNNNNNNNNNNNNNNNNNNNNNNNNNNNNNNNNNNNNNNNNNNNNNNNNNNNNNNNNNNNNNNNNNNNNNNNNNNNNNNNNNNNNNNNNNNNNNNNNNNNNNNNNNNNNNNNNNNNNNNNNNNNNNNNNNNNNNNNNNNNNNNNNNNNNNNNNNNNNNNNNNNNNNNNNNNNNNNNNNNNNNNNNNNNNNNNNNNNNNNNNNNNNNNNNNNNNNNNNNNNNNNNNNNNNNNNNNNNNNNNNNNNNNNNNNNNNNNNNNNNNNNNNNNNNNNNNNNNNNNNNNNNNNNNNNNNNNNNNNNNNNNNNNNNNNNNNNNNNNNNNNNNNNNNNNNNNNNNNNNNNNNNNNNNNNNNNNNNNNNNNNNNNNNNNNNNNNNNNNNNNNNNNNNNNNNNNNNNNNNNNNNNNNNNNNNNNNNNNNNNNNNNNNNNNNNNNNNNNNNNNNNNNNNNNNNNNNNNNNNNNNNNNNNNNNNNNNNNNNNNNNNNNNNNNNNNNNNNNNNNNNNNNNNNNNNNNNNNNNNNNNNNNNNNNNNNNNNNNNNNNNNNNNNNNNNNNNNNNNNNNNNNNNNNNNNNNNNNNNNNNNNNNNNNNNNNNNNNNNNNNNNNNNNNNNNNNNNNNNNNNNNNNNNNNNNNNNNNNNNNNNNNNNNNNNNNNNNNNNNNNNNNNNNNNNNNNNNNNNNNNNNNNNNNNNNNNNNNNNNNNNNNNNNNNNNNNNNNNNNNNNNNNNNNNNNNNNNNNNNNNNNNNNNNNNNNNNNNNNNNNNNNNNNNNNNNNNNNNNNNNNNNNNNNNNNNNNNNNNNNNNNNNNNNNNNNNNNNNNNNNNNNNNNNNNNNNNNNNNNNNNNNNNNNNNNNNNNNNNNNNNNNNNNNNNNNNNNNNNNNNNNNNNNNNNNNNNNNNNNNNNNNNNNNNNNNNNNNNNNNNNNNNNNNNNNNNNNNNNNNNNNNNNNNNNNNNNNNNNNNNNNNNNNNNNNNNNNNNNNNNNNNNNNNNNNNNNNNNNNNNNNNNNNNNNNNNNNNNNNNNNNNNNNNNNNNNNNNNNNNNNNNNNNNNNNNNNNNNNNNNNNNNNNNNNNNNNNNNNNNNNNNNNNNNNNNNNNNNNNNNNNNNNNNNNNNNNNNNNNNNNNNNNNNNNNNNNNNNNNNNNNNNNNNNNNNNNNNNNNNNNNNNNNNNNNNNNNNNNNNNNNNNNNNNNNNNNNNNNNNNNNNNNNNNNNNNNNNNNNNNNNNNNNNNNNNNNNNNNNNNNNNNNNNNNNNNNNNNNNNNNNNNNNNNNNNNNNNNNNNNNNNNNNNNNNNNNNNNNNNNNNNNNNNNNNNNNNNNNNNNNNNNNNNNNNNNNNNNNNNNNNNNNNNNNNNNNNNNNNNNNNNNNNNNNNNNNNNNNNNNNNNNNNNNNNNNNNNNNNNNNNNNNNNNNNNNNNNNNNNNNNNNNNNNNNNNNNNNNNNNNNNNNNNNNNNNNNNNNNNNNNNNNNNNNNNNNNNNNNNNNNNNNNNNNNNNNNNNNNNNNNNNNNNNNNNNNNNNNNNNNNNNNNNNNNNNNNNNNNNNNNNNNNNNNNNNNNNNNNNNNNNNNNNNNNNNNNNNNNNNNNNNNNNNNNNNNNNNNNNNNNNNNNNNNNNNNNNNNNNNNNNNNNNNNNNNNNNNNNNNNNNNNNNNNNNNNNNNNNNNNNNNNNNNNNNNNNNNNNNNNNNNNNNNNNNNNNNNNNNNNNNNNNNNNNNNNNNNNNNNNNNNNNNNNNNNNNNNNNNNNNNNNNNNNNNNNNNNNNNNNNNNNNNNNNNNNNNNNNNNNNNNNNNNNNNNNNNNNNNNNNNNNNNNNNNNNNNNNNNNNNNNNNNNNNNNNNNNNNNNNNNNNNNNNNNNNNNNNNNNNNNNNNNNNNNNNNNNNNNNNNNNNNNNNNNNNNNNNNNNNNNNNNNNNNNNNNNNNNNNNNNNNNNNNNNNNNNNNNNNNNNNNNNNNNNNNNNNNNNNNNNNNNNNNNNNNNNNNNNNNNNNNNNNNNNNNNNNNNNNNNNNNNNNNNNNNNNNNNNNNNNNNNNNNNNNNNNNNNNNNNNNNNNNNNNNNNNNNNNNNNNNNNNNNNNNNNNNNNNNNNNNNNNNNNNNNNNNNNNNNNNNNNNNNNNNNNNNNNNNNNNNNNNNNNNNNNNNNNNNNNNNNNNNNNNNNNNNNNNNNNNNNNNNNNNNNNNNNNNNNNNNNNNNNNNNNNNNNNNNNNNNNNNNNNNNNNNNNNNNNNNNNNNNNNNNNNNNNNNNNNNNNNNNNNNNNNNNNNNNNNNNNNNNNNNNNNNNNNNNNNNNNNNNNNNNNNNNNNNNNNNNNNNNNNNNNNNNNNNNNNNNNNNNNNNNNNNNNNNNNNNNNNNNNNNNNNNNNNNNNNNNNNNNNNNNNNNNNNNNNNNNNNNNNNNNNNNNNNNNNNNNNNNNNNNNNNNNNNNNNNNNNNNNNNNNNNNNNNNNNNNNNNNNNNNNNNNNNNNNNNNNNNNNNNNNNNNNNNNNNNNNNNNNNNNNNNNNNNNNNNNNNNNNNNNNNNNNNNNNNNNNNNNNNNNNNNNNNNNNNNNNNNNNNNNNNNNNNNNNNNNNNNNNNNNNNNNNNNNNNNNNNNNNNNNNNNNNNNNNNNNNNNNNNNNNNNNNNNNNNNNNNNNNNNNNNNNNNNNNNNNNNNNNNNNNNNNNNNNNNNNNNNNNNNNNNNNNNNNNNNNNNNNNNNNNNNNNNNNNNNNNNNNNNNNNNNNNNNNNNNNNNNNNNNNNNNNNNNNNNNNNNNNNNNNNNNNNNNNNNNNNNNNNNNNNNNNNNNNNNNNNNNNNNNNNNNNNNNNNNNNNNNNNNNNNNNNNNNNNNNNNNNNNNNNNNNNNNNNNNNNNNNNNNNNNNNNNNNNNNNNNNNNNNNNNNNNNNNNNNNNNNNNNNNNNNNNNNNNNNNNNNNNNNNNNNNNNNNNNNNNNNNNNNNNNNNNNNNNNNNNNNNNNNNNNNNNNNNNNNNNNNNNNNNNNNNNNNNNNNNNNNNNNNNNNNNNNNNNNNNNNNNNNNNNNNNNNNNNNNNNNNNNNNNNNNNNNNNNNNNNNNNNNNNNNNNNNNNNNNNNNNNNNNNNNNNNNNNNNNNNNNNNNNNNNNNNNNNNNNNNNNNNNNNNNNNNNNNNNNNNNNNNNNNNNNNNNNNNNNNNNNNNNNNNNNNNNNNNNNNNNNNNNNNNNNNNNNNNNNNNNNNNNNNNNNNNNNNNNNNNNNNNNNNNNNNNNNNNNNNNNNNNNNNNNNNNNNNNNNNNNNNNNNNNNNNNNNNNNNNNNNNNNNNNNNNNNNNNNNNNNNNNNNNNNNNNNNNNNNNNNNNNNNNNNNNNNNNNNNNNNNNNNNNNNNNNNNNNNNNNNNNNNNNNNNNNNNNNNNNNNNNNNNNNNNNNNNNNNNNNNNNNNNNNNNNNNNNNNNNNNNNNNNNNNNNNNNNNNNNNNNNNNNNNNNNNNNNNNNNNNNNNNNNNNNNNNNNNNNNNNNNNNNNNNNNNNNNNNNNNNNNNNNNNNNNNNNNNNNNNNNNNNNNNNNNNNNNNNNNNNNNNNNNNNNNNNNNNNNNNNNNNNNNNNNNNNNNNNNNNNNNNNNNNNNNNNNNNNNNNNNNNNNNNNNNNNNNNNNNNNNNNNNNNNNNNNNNNNNNNNNNNNNNNNNNNNNNNNNNNNNNNNNNNNNNNNNNNNNNNNNNNNNNNNNNNNNNNNNNNNNNNNNNNNNNNNNNNNNNNNNNNNNNNNNNNNNNNNNNNNNNNNNNNNNNNNNNNNNNNNNNNNNNNNNNNNNNNNNNNNNNNNNNNNNNNNNNNNNNNNNNNNNNNNNNNNNNNNNNNNNNNNNNNNNNNNNNNNNNNNNNNNNNNNNNNNNNNNNNNNNNNNNNNNNNNNNNNNNNNNNNNNNNNNNNNNNNNNNNNNNNNNNNNNNNNNNNNNNNNNNNNNNNNNNNNNNNNNNNNNNNNNNNNNNNNNNNNNNNNNNNNNNNNNNNNNNNNNNNNNNNNNNNNNNNNNNNNNNNNNNNNNNNNNNNNNNNNNNNNNNNNNNNNNNNNNNNNNNNNNNNNNNNNNNNNNNNNNNNNNNNNNNNNNNNNNNNNNNNNNNNNNNNNNNNNNNNNNNNNNNNNNNNNNNNNNNNNNNNNNNNNNNNNNNNNNNNNNNNNNNNNNNNNNNNNNNNNNNNNNNNNNNNNNNNNNNNNNNNNNNNNNNNNNNNNNNNNNNNNNNNNNNNNNNNNNNNNNNNNNNNNNNNNNNNNNNNNNNNNNNNNNNNNNNNNNNNNNNNNNNNNNNNNNNNNNNNNNNNNNNNNNNNNNNNNNNNNNNNNNNNNNNNNNNNNNNNNNNNNNNNNNNNNNNNNNNNNNNNNNNNNNNNNNNNNNNNNNNNNNNNNNNNNNNNNNNNNNNNNNNNNNNNNNNNNNNNNNNNNNNNNNNNNNNNNNNNNNNNNNNNNNNNNNNNNNNNNNNNNNNNNNNNNNNNNNNNNNNNNNNNNNNNNNNNNNNNNNNNNNNNNNNNNNNNNNNNNNNNNNNNNNNNNNNNNNNNNNNNNNNNNNNNNNNNNNNNNNNNNNNNNNNNNNNNNNNNNNNNNNNNNNNNNNNNNNNNNNNNNNNNNNNNNNNNNNNNNNNNNNNNNNNNNNNNNNNNNNNNNNNNNNNNNNNNNNNNNNNNNNNNNNNNNNNNNNNNNNNNNNNNNNNNNNNNNNNNNNNNNNNNNNNNNNNNNNNNNNNNNNNNNNNNNNNNNNNNNNNNNNNNNNNNNNNNNNNNNNNNNNNNNNNNNNNNNNNNNNNNNNNNNNNNNNNNNNNNNNNNNNNNNNNNNNNNNNNNNNNNNNNNNNNNNNNNNNNNNNNNNNNNNNNNNNNNNNNNNNNNNNNNNNNNNNNNNNNNNNNNNNNNNNNNNNNNNNNNNNNNNNNNNNNNNNNNNNNNNNNNNNNNNNNNNNNNNNNNNNNNNNNNNNNNNNNNNNNNNNNNNNNNNNNNNNNNNNNNNNNNNNNNNNNNNNNNNNNNNNNNNNNNNNNNNNNNNNNNNNNNNNNNNNNNNNNNNNNNNNNNNNNNNNNNNNNNNNNNNNNNNNNNNNNNNNNNNNNNNNNNNNNNNNNNNNNNNNNNNNNNNNNNNNNNNNNNNNNNNNNNNNNNNNNNNNNNNNNNNNNNNNNNNNNNNNNNNNNNNNNNNNNNNNNNNNNNNNNNNNNNNNNNNNNNNNNNNNNNNNNNNNNNNNNNNNNNNNNNNNNNNNNNNNNNNNNNNNNNNNNNNNNNNNNNNNNNNNNNNNNNNNNNNNNNNNNNNNNNNNNNNNNNNNNNNNNNNNNNNNNNNNNNNNNNNNNNNNNNNNNNNNNNNNNNNNNNNNNNNNNNNNNNNNNNNNNNNNNNNNNNNNNNNNNNNNNNNNNNNNNNNNNNNNNNNNNNNNNNNNNNNNNNNNNNNNNNNNNNNNNNNNNNNNNNNNNNNNNNNNNNNNNNNNNNNNNNNNNNNNNNNNNNNNNNNNNNNNNNNNNNNNNNNNNNNNNNNNNNNNNNNNNNNNNNNNNNNNNNNNNNNNNNNNNNNNNNNNNNNNNNNNNNNNNNNNNNNNNNNNNNNNNNNNNNNNNNNNNNNNNNNNNNNNNNNNNNNNNNNNNNNNNNNNNNNNNNNNNNNNNNNNNNNNNNNNNNNNNNNNNNNNNNNNNNNNNNNNNNNNNNNNNNNNNNNNNNNNNNNNNNNNNNNNNNNNNNNNNNNNNNNNNNNNNNNNNNNNNNNNNNNNNNNNNNNNNNNNNNNNNNNNNNNNNNNNNNNNNNNNNNNNNNNNNNNNNNNNNNNNNNNNNNNNNNNNNNNNNNNNNNNNNNNNNNNNNNNNNNNNNNNNNNNNNNNNNNNNNNNNNNNNNNNNNNNNNNNNNNNNNNNNNNNNNNNNNNNNNNNNNNNNNNNNNNNNNNNNNNNNNNNNNNNNNNNNNNNNNNNNNNNNNNNNNNNNNNNNNNNNNNNNNNNNNNNNNNNNNNNNNNNNNNNNNNNNNNNNNNNNNNNNNNNNNNNNNNNNNNNNNNNNNNNNNNNNNNNNNNNNNNNNNNNNNNNNNNNNNNNNNNNNNNNNNNNNNNNNNNNNNNNNNNNNNNNNNNNNNNNNNNNNNNNNNNNNNNNNNNNNNNNNNNNNNNNNNNNNNNNNNNNNNNNNNNNNNNNNNNNNNNNNNNNNNNNNNNNNNNNNNNNNNNNNNNNNNNNNNNNNNNNNNNNNNNNNNNNNNNNNNNNNNNNNNNNNNNNNNNNNNNNNNNNNNNNNNNNNNNNNNNNNNNNNNNNNNNNNNNNNNNNNNNNNNNNNNNNNNNNNNNNNNNNNNNNNNNNNNNNNNNNNNNNNNNNNNNNNNNNNNNNNNNNNNNNNNNNNNNNNNNNNNNNNNNNNNNNNNNNNNNNNNNNNNNNNNNNNNNNNNNNNNNNNNNNNNNNNNNNNNNNNNNNNNNNNNNNNNNNNNNNNNNNNNNNNNNNNNNNNNNNNNNNNNNNNNNNNNNNNNNNNNNNNNNNNNNNNNNNNNNNNNNNNNNNNNNNNNNNNNNNNNNNNNNNNNNNNNNNNNNNNNNNNNNNNNNNNNNNNNNNNNNNNNNNNNNNNNNNNNNNNNNNNNNNNNNNNNNNNNNNNNNNNNNNNNNNNNNNNNNNNNNNNNNNNNNNNtctctctctcctctctcttttgtTCTATAcgtgactctctctctctctctctatctctctctctctctcccctctctcttttATTCTATACGtaactctatctctctctctatcccctctcttct comes from Salvia miltiorrhiza cultivar Shanhuang (shh) chromosome 3, IMPLAD_Smil_shh, whole genome shotgun sequence and encodes:
- the LOC131013917 gene encoding probable serine/threonine-protein kinase PBL26, giving the protein MLSLLHHQNLVNLIGYCADGEQRLLVYEYMQLGSLEDHLLDLPRNRSPLPWFTRMKIALHAAKGLEYLHDKANPPVIYRDLKSSNILLDKDYNAKLSDFGLAKLGPIGEKSHVSTRVMGTYGYCAPEYQRTGQLTVKSDVYSFGVVLLELITGKRAIDNRRIPDHQNLVTWAEPIFMEPSRFSELADPLLRGDFPKKSFNQAVAISAMCLQEDATVRPLISDVVTALSCLPLQGDTGYSRPVSPPSPRLNAEITPQDRERAVAEAIAWGSKSRHNGEN